In Chlorocebus sabaeus isolate Y175 chromosome 11, mChlSab1.0.hap1, whole genome shotgun sequence, one DNA window encodes the following:
- the LOC103238232 gene encoding olfactory receptor 8S1-like: MRNHSVVPEFVLLGLSAGPQTQALLFVLFLVIYLLTVMGNLLLLVVVNADSCFHTPMYFFLGQLSFLDLCHSSVTVPKLLENLLSEKKTISVEGCMAQVFFVFATGGTESCLLAVMAYDRYVAISSPLLYGQVMNRQLWAGLVGGSWGLAFLDALINILVALNLDFCEAENIHHFSCELPSLYPLSCSDASASFTTLLCSSILHFFGNFLMIFLSYICILSTILRISSTTGRSKAFSTCSSHLTAVIFFYGSGLLRYLMPNSGSIQELIFSLQYSVITPMLNPLIYSLKNREVKAAVRRTLRKYF, from the coding sequence ATGAGAAACCACAGCGTTGTCCCCGAGTTTGTCCTCCTTGGGCTGTCTGCTGGCCCCCAGACCCAAGCTCTGCTCTTTGTGCTGTTCCTGGTGATTTACCTCCTGACTGTGATGGGAaacctgctgctgctggtggtggttAATGCTGATTCTTGCTTCCACACACCCATGTACTTCTTCTTGGGACAACTGTCCTTCTTGGATCTCTGCCATTCCTCTGTCACTGTACCTAAGCTGTTGGAGAACCTCCTGTCTGAGAAGAAAACCATCTCAGTAGAGGGCTGCATGGCTCAGGTCTTCTTTGTGTTTGCCACTGGGGGCACTGAATCCTGCCTGCTTGCTGTGATGGCCTATGACCGCTATGTTGCCATCAGCTCTCCTTTGCTCTATGGCCAAGTGATGAACAGACagctgtgggcagggctggtgggGGGCTCATGGGGCTTGGCTTTTCTGGATGCCCTCATCAATATCCTTGTAGCTCTCAATTTAGACTTCTGTGAGGCTGAAAATATCCACCACTTCAGCTGTGAGCTGCCCTCTCTCTATCCTTTGTCTTGCTCTGATGCATCTGCAAGTTTTACCACCCTGCTCTGCTCCAGCATCCTGCATTTCTTTGGAAATTTTCTCATGATATTCTTGtcttatatttgcattttgtCCACTATACTGAGGATCAGCTCCACTACAGGCAGAAGCAAAGCCTTCTCcacctgctcctcccacctcactgcAGTGATTTTCTTTTATGGCTCTGGATTACTGCGCTATCTCATGCCAAATTCAGGATCCATTCAAGAGTTGATCTTCTCCTTGCAGTACAGCGTGATCACTCCCATGCTGAATCCCCTCATCTACAGCCTGAAGAACAGGGAGGTGAAGGCAGCTGTGAGAAGAacattgagaaaatatttctag